The proteins below are encoded in one region of Myxococcales bacterium:
- a CDS encoding PAS domain S-box protein has product MDSRLQQLIDAVGDAMLVIEPGGPIVGCNDAAARVFGYPRAQLLQLTRKDLVRDDDRLAMALAERVRTGSFRGELTLVRNGGEPFDAEVTNVALFDDGAPPRSWLVVRDLADRRRAEMAASALSESNELLQALADAAFEAVLIHRDGEIIRANGAAERAARVEAGGLVGKKLFDFIAPASRALAASKIAARSEEPYEALGLRSDGSVYPLEVRVRLAAVQVGGAPARVVALRDISDRRALEEQVRQSQKMEAIGRLAGGVAHDFNNLLAVILGATTLAEASLPPGHRSGGELAEVRKAAERGAALTRQLLSFGRKQIVRPRVIDLRTLLVSVESLLRKSLTSDAPRNVTLRIESDAGCRIKADPGQVELALLNLVINARDALTENGEIVITTQRHDTHVVLSVSDTGVGIDASHREHIFEPFFTTKGPDKGTGLGLYTVFGIVQQSGGSIQVESDLGRGSTFVMRFPASDEPIAEPDVPRAIQRAAPLTKTVLLADDEPQVRRVLKAMLEEAGYTVLDAASGSEALALARAHGGVIDLLLTDFLMPKMTGRELAEALVAERVQTRVLYMSGFVDEKLLDDGPEGLRAARFLAKPFSREALLATVASVLA; this is encoded by the coding sequence GTGGACAGTCGCTTGCAGCAGCTCATCGATGCGGTGGGTGACGCGATGCTCGTCATCGAGCCCGGCGGGCCGATCGTGGGGTGCAACGATGCTGCGGCCCGCGTGTTCGGCTACCCGCGAGCGCAGTTGCTGCAGCTAACCCGCAAGGACCTCGTGCGCGACGACGATCGCCTCGCGATGGCGCTCGCGGAGCGCGTTCGCACGGGCAGTTTCCGCGGTGAGCTCACCCTCGTCCGGAACGGTGGGGAGCCCTTCGACGCGGAGGTCACGAACGTCGCTCTGTTCGACGACGGCGCGCCGCCGCGCTCGTGGCTTGTCGTCCGCGACCTTGCCGATCGGCGACGGGCCGAGATGGCCGCCTCGGCGCTCTCGGAGAGCAACGAGCTCTTGCAGGCCCTCGCCGATGCGGCCTTCGAGGCCGTGCTGATCCATCGCGACGGCGAGATCATCCGCGCGAACGGCGCCGCCGAGAGGGCGGCGCGTGTCGAAGCCGGCGGTCTGGTCGGGAAGAAGCTCTTCGACTTCATCGCACCGGCCTCGCGCGCGCTCGCCGCGTCGAAGATCGCGGCGAGGAGCGAGGAGCCCTATGAGGCGCTTGGGCTCCGCAGCGACGGCAGTGTCTACCCGCTCGAGGTGCGCGTTCGACTGGCAGCGGTGCAGGTTGGCGGCGCGCCGGCGCGCGTCGTGGCCCTTAGGGACATCAGCGACCGAAGGGCGCTCGAGGAGCAAGTGCGCCAGTCGCAGAAGATGGAGGCCATCGGCCGCCTTGCCGGTGGCGTCGCGCACGACTTCAACAACCTCCTGGCCGTTATCTTGGGAGCCACGACGCTCGCCGAGGCGTCGCTCCCGCCCGGTCACAGAAGCGGAGGCGAGCTCGCCGAGGTGCGTAAGGCCGCCGAGCGCGGCGCCGCATTGACACGTCAGCTCCTTTCCTTCGGCCGAAAGCAGATCGTTCGCCCCCGCGTCATCGACCTCCGTACGTTGCTCGTCAGCGTCGAGTCGCTCCTTCGGAAGAGCCTCACCAGCGACGCCCCCAGAAACGTCACGCTGCGCATCGAGAGCGATGCGGGGTGTCGCATCAAGGCCGACCCGGGCCAAGTCGAGCTCGCGCTGCTCAATCTCGTCATCAACGCCCGGGACGCGCTGACGGAAAACGGCGAGATCGTCATCACCACCCAACGCCATGACACGCACGTGGTGCTCTCTGTGTCGGACACGGGCGTCGGAATCGACGCCAGCCACAGGGAGCACATCTTCGAGCCGTTCTTCACCACGAAGGGCCCAGACAAGGGGACCGGGCTCGGGCTGTACACGGTCTTCGGCATCGTCCAACAGAGCGGGGGCAGCATCCAGGTCGAGAGCGATCTCGGCCGAGGAAGCACCTTCGTCATGCGGTTTCCGGCCAGCGACGAGCCCATCGCCGAGCCAGATGTTCCGCGGGCGATCCAGCGGGCGGCGCCGCTCACGAAGACCGTGCTCTTGGCCGACGACGAGCCGCAGGTTCGCCGGGTCCTCAAGGCCATGCTGGAAGAGGCCGGGTACACGGTCCTCGATGCCGCATCGGGGAGCGAAGCGCTAGCCCTCGCTCGCGCGCACGGGGGAGTCATCGACCTGCTCTTGACCGACTTCCTGATGCCCAAGATGACCGGACGCGAGCTCGCGGAGGCACTCGTCGCGGAGCGTGTCCAGACGCGCGTTCTCTACATGTCTGGCTTCGTCGATGAGAAGCTCCTCGACGACGGGCCCGAGGGCCTCCGAGCGGCGCGCTTCCTCGCCAAGCCGTTCTCCCGCGAGGCCCTGCTCGCCACGGTGGCGAGCGTCCTCGCCTGA